The Actinopolyspora erythraea genome has a segment encoding these proteins:
- a CDS encoding acetoacetate--CoA ligase, giving the protein MTSSTTPELLWQPSPEWVRQTRIGRFRDWLREDRRLDLPDYRALWRWSVEDLAGFWSAMAEYFGVSFHEPPERVLSAETMPGTEWFPGARLNYAEHALCVGPGKEDSAIAVVFEREDGHGERITFGELRSRVAAARAGLAELGVGSGDRVAALVPNSPETLVAFLATVSLGAIWSSCSPDFGPRAVADRFVQIEPEILLTVNGYRYGGKEFDITSTVEELRERLPGLGSTVLIDYLPGAGQLPDTVGWREMLERHAGAELSFESVPFDHPLWVLYSSGTTGLPKGIVHGHGGILLEHLKAIGLHCDLGPGDVFLWFTTTGWMMWNFLVGGLLTGSSVVLFDGSPVHPRTDTLWELSARHGVSYFGTSAPFIQTCRKRGLRPAEEHDLSRLRTVGSTGAPLTADGFGWIAEAVGRDVQIASVSGGTDLCTAFVGSSPDVPVWLGEISCPMLGASVAAYDEHGEELHDEVGELVLTKPMPSMPVYFWNDPDGTRLLDAYFDTYPGIWRHGDWVRITDRGSLVIYGRSDSTLNRGGIRMGTAEFYRVVEVFDEVSDSLVIDTSGAGETDGELLCFLVLAPGAELSELEPALRERLRDELSPRHVPNRFVVVSEVPHTLNGKKLEVPVKKILAGAAPESAVSMDALRNPDSLRPFVEMSRE; this is encoded by the coding sequence ATGACTTCAAGCACCACACCCGAGTTGCTCTGGCAACCTTCCCCCGAGTGGGTCCGGCAGACCAGGATCGGCCGGTTCCGCGACTGGCTGCGCGAGGACCGCCGGCTGGACCTGCCCGACTACCGTGCGCTCTGGCGGTGGTCGGTCGAGGACCTGGCGGGATTCTGGTCCGCGATGGCTGAGTACTTCGGGGTCTCGTTCCACGAGCCCCCGGAGCGAGTGCTGAGTGCCGAGACCATGCCCGGAACCGAGTGGTTTCCGGGCGCGCGGTTGAACTACGCCGAGCACGCGTTGTGCGTGGGACCCGGCAAGGAGGACTCGGCGATCGCGGTGGTCTTCGAACGCGAGGACGGCCACGGCGAGCGGATCACGTTCGGCGAACTGCGCTCCCGCGTGGCCGCGGCCAGAGCGGGGCTGGCGGAGCTCGGAGTGGGCAGCGGTGACCGGGTGGCCGCGCTGGTGCCGAACAGCCCCGAGACCCTGGTGGCGTTCCTCGCCACCGTCAGTCTCGGTGCGATCTGGTCCTCCTGCTCGCCGGACTTCGGACCGCGAGCGGTGGCCGACCGCTTCGTCCAGATCGAACCCGAGATTCTGTTGACCGTCAACGGCTACCGCTACGGCGGCAAGGAGTTCGACATCACCTCGACGGTCGAGGAACTGCGGGAACGGTTGCCCGGTCTCGGTTCGACGGTGCTGATCGACTACCTCCCCGGTGCCGGGCAGCTGCCCGACACCGTGGGATGGCGGGAGATGCTGGAACGGCACGCCGGTGCGGAGCTCTCCTTCGAATCGGTGCCGTTCGACCACCCGCTGTGGGTGCTGTACTCCTCCGGGACCACCGGACTGCCGAAGGGGATCGTGCACGGCCACGGCGGGATTCTCCTGGAGCACCTCAAGGCGATCGGTCTGCACTGCGACCTGGGACCGGGGGACGTGTTCCTCTGGTTCACCACCACCGGGTGGATGATGTGGAACTTCCTGGTGGGGGGACTGCTGACCGGTTCGTCCGTCGTGCTGTTCGACGGCAGCCCGGTGCACCCCCGCACGGACACGCTGTGGGAGCTGTCGGCGCGGCACGGCGTGAGCTACTTCGGCACCTCCGCGCCGTTCATCCAGACCTGCCGCAAGCGGGGGCTGCGCCCCGCCGAGGAGCACGACCTGTCGCGGTTGCGCACCGTCGGCTCGACCGGGGCTCCGTTGACGGCGGACGGGTTCGGCTGGATAGCCGAGGCGGTCGGCCGGGACGTGCAGATCGCCAGTGTCTCCGGCGGCACCGATCTGTGTACCGCGTTCGTCGGTTCCTCGCCCGACGTGCCGGTCTGGCTGGGGGAGATCTCCTGCCCCATGCTGGGCGCCTCGGTGGCCGCCTACGACGAGCACGGTGAGGAGCTCCACGACGAGGTCGGCGAGCTGGTGCTGACCAAGCCGATGCCGAGCATGCCGGTGTACTTCTGGAACGACCCGGACGGCACTCGGTTGCTGGACGCCTACTTCGACACCTACCCCGGCATCTGGCGCCACGGGGACTGGGTTCGGATCACCGACCGGGGCTCGCTGGTCATCTACGGCCGCAGTGACTCCACGCTCAACCGGGGTGGCATCCGGATGGGCACCGCCGAGTTCTACCGCGTGGTCGAGGTCTTCGACGAGGTGTCGGACTCGCTGGTCATCGACACCTCCGGTGCCGGGGAGACGGACGGAGAGCTGTTGTGCTTCCTGGTGCTGGCTCCAGGAGCCGAGCTGAGCGAGCTGGAACCGGCACTGCGGGAGAGGCTGCGCGACGAACTCTCGCCCAGGCACGTGCCGAACCGGTTCGTGGTGGTGAGTGAGGTACCGCACACCCTGAACGGCAAGAAGCTCGAAGTTCCGGTCAAGAAGATCCTCGCCGGGGCCGCGCCGGAGAGCGCCGTCAGCATGGACGCCCTGCGGAATCCCGACTCACTGCGGCCTTTCGTGGAGATGAGCAGGGAATGA